In Aquificaceae bacterium, a single window of DNA contains:
- a CDS encoding cytochrome c biogenesis protein CcdA, translating into MSEVSLLIAFTAGLLSFLSPCVLPIIPGYISYISGIGAQEVKEKGGFSKKAFVASLLFVVGFSIVFTLMGATATGIGGLLREYQDHIAKVGGGIVVFFGLHFAGVMLRPSFLKELAGVSALILAFFFLGIISQKTLFDLLGIVLVVAFLYLFGLHEVLYRQMRKEMKGSVSGLGALAVGMLFAFGWSPCIGPVLGSILLYASQQETALQGASLLFAYSMGMGIPFLIAGGLLSAFLGFVRSFGRFFGVVEVVGGLLLILLGVLLTMGKLAEISLLLGA; encoded by the coding sequence ATGAGTGAGGTATCTCTTCTTATAGCCTTTACCGCTGGTTTGTTGTCCTTTCTGTCTCCTTGTGTCCTGCCTATAATTCCTGGTTATATATCCTACATATCTGGCATAGGAGCACAGGAGGTAAAAGAAAAGGGTGGCTTTAGCAAAAAGGCTTTTGTAGCTTCGCTTCTTTTTGTGGTGGGTTTTTCCATAGTCTTTACCCTTATGGGTGCTACCGCAACGGGTATAGGTGGGCTCTTGAGAGAATATCAAGACCACATAGCAAAGGTGGGTGGTGGTATAGTGGTTTTCTTTGGTCTGCATTTTGCTGGTGTTATGCTAAGACCCAGTTTTTTAAAGGAGCTGGCAGGCGTATCCGCACTTATACTTGCTTTCTTTTTTCTCGGCATTATTTCTCAGAAGACCCTCTTTGACCTATTGGGCATAGTTCTTGTGGTAGCTTTTCTTTACCTTTTTGGTCTTCATGAGGTGTTATACAGGCAGATGAGAAAGGAAATGAAGGGTAGTGTTTCTGGATTGGGTGCTTTGGCGGTGGGTATGCTCTTTGCCTTTGGATGGAGTCCTTGCATAGGTCCAGTGCTTGGCTCAATCCTGCTGTATGCCAGTCAACAGGAGACCGCTCTTCAGGGTGCGAGCCTTCTCTTTGCCTATTCTATGGGTATGGGTATTCCCTTTCTCATAGCGGGTGGTTTGCTCTCTGCCTTTCTTGGCTTTGTGAGGAGTTTTGGACGCTTCTTTGGTGTTGTGGAGGTTGTGGGCGGGCTTTTGCTTATACTTTTAGGGGTCTTGCTTACCATGGGCAAGTTGGCGGAAATATCTCTTTTGCTGGGTGCATAG